In the Heterodontus francisci isolate sHetFra1 chromosome 6, sHetFra1.hap1, whole genome shotgun sequence genome, one interval contains:
- the pcdh17 gene encoding protocadherin-17 isoform X3, translating to MYLHILIFLLHWTGAVTLKNLKYTILEEQGPGTVIGNIAKDARLATSPEQRKPNFRVLENSAPHLLDVDRESGLLYTKQRIDRETVCKRAAKCVVSLEVFANDKELCMIKVEILDINDNAPSFSTEQIDVEIPENAAPGTRIPLTSAHDPDTGQFGLQTYQLSSPNRLFGLEVKSRGDGTKFPELIIQRPLDREEQPRHVLVVTALDGGEPPKSSTVQVRLEVVDTNDNSPSFEEPSLTVEIPENTPVGTFLIDVNATDPDEGTNGEVVYSFSPYVSDRIRELFSIEPRSGVIKLHGNVDYEESSIFDIDVQAKDLGPNSIPAHCKVSVRLIDVNDNAPAVNFVSVHQGSISEAAPPGTVIALVKVTDRDFGRNGQLQCRVLGNGPFKLEENYDNFYTVLSERPLDRELTDQYNLTIVARDNGSPPLNATRSFTVRVADENDNPPRFTKPVYVLQVPENNIPGEYLGSVLAHDPDLGQNGTVSYSILPSRVGDVSIYTYVSVNPSNGAIYALRSFNYEQTKSFEFKVLAKDSGTPHLESNSTVRVTVLDVNDNAPVIVLPVLQNDTAEIHVPRNAGLGYIVATVRAVDSDYGDSGRLSYEIAEGNEQHLFDMDPSSGEIRTAQPFWEEVAPSAELVVRVSDHGKPSLSAVARLVIVAYLGAAPKDEHRVNKEQRHWDMSLPLIVTLSSISIILLTSMVTIAVKCRRENKEIRTYNCRIAEYSHPHLGKSSKKKKISKNDIMLVQSEVEERDVMNVVSSPSLASSPVYFDYQTRLPLSSPRSEVMYLKPTSNNLTVPQGHVVCHTFSGQGSNPTDVTSTRMSLIQTDNFPTEPNYMGSRQQFVQSNSTFKDPERVSLRDSGHGDSDQADSDQDTNKGSCCDMSAKDALKIKSTTTKPPVPEQDLLRCAE from the exons ATGTACCTGCATATTTTGATTTTCCTCTTACACTGGACTGGAGCTGTGACCTTGAAGAATTTGAAATACACGATCCTGGAAGAACAGGGACCCGGGACCGTGATCGGGAACATTGCAAAAGATGCTCGCCTGGCGACCAGTCCCGAGCAAAGGAAGCCGAACTTTCGGGTTTTGGAAAATTCTGCTCCACATTTGCTGGACGTCGACCGGGAGAGCGGGTTactttacaccaagcaacgcatcgACCGGGAGACTGTCTGTAAACGGGCTGCCAAGTGTGTCGTCTCGCTGGAAGTCTTCGCCAACGACAAGGAGCTCTGCATGATCAAAGTGGAGATCCTGGATATCAATGATAATGCGCCAAGTTTTTCCACCGAACAGATCGATGTCGAGATCCCCGAGAACGCGGCTCCGGGGACGCGCATTCCCCTGACGAGCGCGCACGACCCGGACACCGGCCAATTCGGCCTGCAGACCTACCAGCTGAGCAGCCCCAACCGGCTATTCGGCCTGGAGGTGAAGTCGCGGGGGGACGGCACCAAGTTCCCCGAGCTGATCATCCAGCGGCCGCTGGACAGGGAGGAGCAGCCCCGGCATGTGCTGGTGGTGACGGCGCTGGACGGCGGCGAGCCCCCCAAGTCGAGCACGGTGCAGGTCAGGCTGGAGGTGGTGGATACCAACGACAACAGCCCGTCCTTCGAGGAGCCCAGCTTGACGGTGGAGATCCCCGAGAACACGCCGGTTGGCACCTTCCTGATCGACGTGAACGCCACGGACCCGGACGAAGGCACGAACGGCGAGGTTGTCTACTCCTTCAGCCCGTATGTGAGCGACAGGATCCGGGAGCTCTTCTCCATCGAGCCGCGCTCCGGAGTCATCAAACTCCATGGTAACGTGGACTACGAGGAGAGCAGCATCTTCGACATCGACGTGCAGGCCAAAGACTTGGGTCCCAACTCCATCCCGGCTCACTGCAAGGTGTCCGTGCGGCTCATCGATGTCAACGACAACGCGCCCGCCGTCAACTTCGTGTCGGTTCACCAGGGCTCGATCAGCGAGGCGGCGCCGCCCGGTACCGTCATCGCCCTGGTCAAAGTCACCGACCGGGACTTCGGCCGCAACGGCCAACTGCAGTGCCGCGTGCTGGGCAACGGGCCCTTCAAACTGGAGGAAAACTACGACAACTTCTACACGGTGCTGAGCGAGCGCCCCCTGGACCGCGAGCTCACCGACCAGTACAACCTGACCATCGTGGCCCGGGACAACGGCTCACCTCCGCTCAACGCCACCCGCTCGTTCACGGTGAGGGTGGCGGACGAGAACGACAACCCGCCCCGCTTCACCAAGCCGGTGTACGTGCTGCAGGTGCCCGAGAACAACATCCCGGGCGAGTACCTGGGCTCGGTGCTGGCCCACGACCCCGACCTGGGCCAGAACGGCACCGTCTCTTACTCCATCCTGCCGTCCCGCGTGGGCGACGTCTCCATCTACACCTACGTGTCGGTGAACCCGTCCAACGGCGCCATCTACGCGCTCCGCTCCTTCAACTACGAGCAGACCAAGTCCTTCGAGTTCAAAGTGTTGGCCAAAGACTCCGGTACTCCTCACCTGGAGAGTAACTCCACCGTCAGGGTCACCGTGCTGGACGTCAACGACAACGCTCCGGTCATCGTGCTGCCCGTGCTGCAGAACGACACGGCCGAGATCCACGTGCCGCGGAACGCGGGCCTCGGCTACATCGTGGCCACGGTGCGGGCGGTGGACAGTGACTACGGCGACAGCGGCCGCCTATCGTACGAGATCGCCGAGGGCAACGAGCAGCACCTCTTCGACATGGACCCGAGCAGCGGCGAGATCCGCACGGCGCAGCCCTTCTGGGAGGAGGTGGCCCCCAGCGCCGAGCTGGTGGTCAGGGTGTCGGACCACGGCAAGCCGTCCCTCTCGGCCGTGGCCCGGCTGGTCATCGTGGCCTACCTGGGGGCGGCCCCCAAGGACGAGCATCGGGTCAACAAGGAGCAACGGCATTGGGACATGTCGCTGCCCCTCATCGTCACCCTCAGCTCCATCTCGATCATCCTCCTGACCTCCATGGTCACCATCGCCGTCAAGTGCAGGAGGGAGAACAAGGAGATCAGGACGTACAACTGCAGGATCGCCGAGTACTCGCACCCTCACCTGGGCAAGAGCAGTAAGAAGAAGAAGATCAGCAAGAACGACATCATGTTGGTCCAGAGCGAAGTGGAGGAGAGAGATGTCATGAACGTGGTGAGCAGTCCCTCCCTGGCCTCTTCTCCCGTTTATTTCGATTACCAGACGCGCCTGCCGCTCAGCTCCCCCAGGTCAGAAGTCATGTACCTGAAGCCCACCTCCAACAACCTGACCGTCCCCCAGGGCCATGTGGTCTGTCACACTTTCTCCGGACAGGGTTCAAATCCGACTGATGTAACGTCAACAAGAATGTCACTGATTCAg ACAGACAATTTTCCCACAGAGCCCAATTACATGGGCAGCAGGCAGCAGTTTGTTCAAAG CAATTCCACATTCAAAGATCCAGAGAGGGTTAGTTTGAGGGACAGCGGACATGGAGACAGTG